A genomic stretch from Primulina huaijiensis isolate GDHJ02 chromosome 14, ASM1229523v2, whole genome shotgun sequence includes:
- the LOC140957804 gene encoding putative disease resistance protein RGA3 — protein MAEEFLKLLLDNLNSLLLWEVGLIIGVEEEMRKLSSVLTTIQAVLGDAGTKRWESKAVRDWLRKLDDLTYEIDDILDECATEVMKSKHKKSKLSRYGLKKILYRHKIGRRMVKATNKLDPIAAEREKFHLREMGIERKSKYAATRETGSILNEPQRAYGRDKEKEEIVDILVNQVKDYEQLSVLPIFGIGGLGKTFLAQLVVVEHFEMKIWVCVSDNFDLKTLIKAMIESATGNGSASDLMYLDALQSRLRELLNQKRYLLVLDDVWEDDQEKWDMFKNTVACGSKGATIVLTTRLKKVADIMKTLTAHSLEGLSHEHCWSLFKERAFGQEEEEHSNLEPIGKQIVNKCGSVPLAAKALGGLLRFKRDKKDWVHIQHSEIWNLQPEETLLLPALQLSYHHLPLELRHCFAYCAVFPKDTKIYKEELILCGIAHGYISSDEMLDEEDIGNTIWNELVLRSLFQEVKTNYKGTTFTMHDLVHDLAQSVMENKVPKVQAQYNNKSTSKSKIRQVNLQKHHVAFPARFQSEMDLSSSLLNLSSLRMLDASRTSMTKLPSAVRKLKHLRYLNLSSTNIRTLPSAICSLWNLKILNLNYCHRLVGLPKRTRCLQNLRHVLLDGCRSLNEMPSKIGKLRSLKTLSQFVVGHGKGNQPGELQFLNLGGRLLIHHLERVENFMDTKTANLCEKENLRELRLKWEGKNTSKLLENMDEKVLEALEPHPNIETIGIDGFSGSYFPQWLRNSSLVNLVTFELENCPNCQNLPQLGELPRLKILVLRNLGGEYILEDGGQGMAKFSSLEELTLNCLPCLKGFAEEMAIDQMFPCLQKLGIYKCPGLTSLPHLCKLQILWIWECPELERKYEKEIGEDWHKIAHIPHVRIGR, from the coding sequence ATGGCTGAGGAGTTTCTTAAACTTTTATTAGACAATCTGAACTCTCTTCTCCTATGGGAGGTTGGATTGATTATAGGTGTGGAGGAGGAGATGAGGAAGCTCTCCAGTGTGCTCACCACCATCCAAGCAGTGCTAGGAGATGCGGGAACGAAGCGATGGGAAAGCAAGGCTGTAAGAGATTGGCTGCGCAAGCTAGACGATCTTACTTACGAGATTGATGATATCTTGGACGAGTGCGCGACGGAGGTCATGAAGTCGAAGCATAAAAAAAGCAAGTTAAGTCGTTACGGTTTGAAAAAGATTCTTTATCGGCACAAAATCGGAAGAAGGATGGTAAAAGCAACCAACAAATTGGATCCGATTGCGGCCGAGAGAGAGAAGTTTCATTTGCGTGAAATGGGTATAGAGAGGAAGAGTAAATATGCCGCCACACGTGAGACGGGTTCTATTTTGAATGAGCCTCAACGTGCTTATGGGAGGGATAAAGAGAAAGAGGAGATTGTGGACATCTTGGTGAACCAGGTCAAAGACTACGAACAACTCTCGGTGTTGCCGATATTTGGCATTGGAGGCCTTGGCAAGACATTTCTAGCTCAACTAGTCGTAGTAGAGCACTTTGAAATGAAAATTTGGGTTTGCGTCTCTGataattttgatttgaaaactTTGATTAAGGCGATGATAGAATCTGCAACTGGGAATGGAAGTGCTTCGGATTTAATGTACCTGGATGCTTTACAAAGCCGCCTTCGGGAGTTGCTGAACCAGAAAAGGTACTTGCTTGTGTTAGATGATGTGTGGGAAGATGATCAGGAGAAATGGGATATGTTCAAGAACACAGTAGCATGTGGCTCGAAAGGTGCTACTATTGTTCTCACCACACGCCTTAAAAAGGTCGCGGACATCATGAAAACACTTACCGCTCATTCCCTAGAAGGATTGTCACATGAGCATTGTTGGTCGTTGTTTAAAGAACGTGCTTTTGGACAAGAGGAAGAGGAACACTCTAATCTTGAACCCATTGGGAAGCAGATAGTAAATAAGTGTGGCAGTGTGCCTCTTGCTGCAAAGGCGCTTGGCGGTCTTCTACGATTCAAGAGGGATAAGAAGGACTGGGTTCATATTCAACACAGTGAAATTTGGAACTTACAACCAGAAGAAACTTTGCTCTTACCAGCCTTGCAATTGAGTTATCATCATCTTCCCTTAGAATTGAGACATTGTTTTGCTTACTGTGCAGTCTTTCCTAAGGACACGAAAATTTACAAAGAGGAGTTGATACTTTGTGGGATAGCTCATGGGTATATTTCATCAGACGAAATGTTGGACGAGGAGGATATTGGTAATACAATATGGAATGAACTGGTCTTGAGATCTTTGTTCCAAGAAGTAAAGACAAATTATAAAGGAACGACATTCACGATGCATGATCTTGTTCATGATCTCGCTCAATCAGTGATGGAGAATAAAGTTCCCAAGGTTCAAGCACAATACAATAATAAAAGTACATCGAAAAGCAAAATCCGCCAGGTAAATTTGCAAAAGCATCATGTGGCTTTTCCGGCTAGATTCCAATCCGAGATGGATTTGTCTTCCAGTTTATTGAACTTGAGTAGTTTGAGGATGTTAGATGCAAGTCGAACGAGCATGACAAAGCTTCCTTCCGCTGTTCGCAAATTGAAACATTTGAGGTACCTGAATTTGTCTTCCACTAATATCCGTACACTTCCTAGTGCCATATGCAGTCTttggaatttgaaaattttgaacctAAATTATTGCCATCGTCTTGTTGGGTTGCCTAAACGCACGAGATGCTTACAAAATCTGCGTCATGTTCTACTAGATGGATGTCGATCATTGAATGAGATGCCGTCAAAAATCGGGAAATTACGTTCTCTTAAGACATTAAGTCAGTTTGTTGTGGGTCATGGAAAAGGCAATCAACCTGGTGAACTGCAATTCTTGAATCTTGGAGGCAGGCTTCTTATTCATCACTTAGAAAGAGTGGAAAACTTTATGGATACTAAGACAGCAAATCTTTGTGAGAAAGAGAACCTTCGCGAATTAAGATTGAAATGGGAAGGTAAAAACACGTCAAAACTATTGGAGAACATGGATGAAAAGGTACTAGAGGCTCTTGAACCTCACCCAAATATCGAAACCATAGGAATAGATGGATTCAGTGGAAGCTATTTTCCACAATGGTTGAGAAATTCAAGCTTAGTGAATCTTGTTACGTTTGAGTTAGAGAACTGCCCGAATTGTCAAAATCTTCCACAACTAGGTGAGTTGCCTCGTCTCAAAATATTGGTTTTGAGAAATCTTGGTGGGGAGTACATCCTCGAAGATGGAGGTCAAGGCATGGCAAAATTCTCATCCCTAGAAGAGCTTACATTGAATTGTCTCCCCTGTCTAAAAGGATTTGCAGAGGAAATGGCTATAGATCAAATGTTCCCTTGTCTTCAAAAGCTCGGTATATACAAATGCCCAGGTCTGACATCACTTCCACATTTGTGCAAGCTCCAAATATTATGGATTTGGGAATGCCCGGAACTGGAAAGAAAGTACGAGAAAGAAATAGGTGAGGATTGGCACAAGATAGCCCACATTCCCCATGTAAGGATTGGAAGATAA
- the LOC140957410 gene encoding protein MODIFIER OF SNC1 1-like: MNSSMLAGERRWASARRGGMTVLGKVAVPKPLNLPSQRLENHGLDPNFEIVPKGTLSWGSRVSSSGSNAWLSSAQNTDRGNAAHSHVSGRPSSSGSGTRPSTSESDRMNVPVSNAWGSNSRPSTASGSLTSNQTSLRPKSAETRPNSSQVSRFSEPVSESSTAGGASGVGERLGVKSYQEDGFSLSSGDFPTLGSEKENSLMNTKSQENCRPSSASETTARAKEEDAKFQSDGQRGTVNMLTDGPRTAEDGIFPRMENWQGEPQQYFNTNIPSQHFDAWHGPSFNGPAGPWYRGRPPGPAFGGHVAPGGFPMEPFPYYPPQISHPAVGGVQSVPPAGSGPRGTHPRNGDLFRPPMPDTYARPVIPYRPGFYRGPPVPPVQMTFEGYYGPPRGYCSNEREIPFMTARPPSYNGFQAMGTHDPNFHGGSIGHGPSGKTLPIQMEADHQSQQIVPSKNHNDWYRKDEEENWDRDIHPNVLYSGKGSLPTMTSQNNEWGAEEVPIDYSARNYEHQGHSSGSVRVRSIESSMGSAKLINDNLTNESPNVASFPTEGCQISLANEINPSLQGETKDSVLMQKLEVLNSKFRGSSDGQSDAPDVFNREERRSRFQVEKKTNNCSVEVTNAAGSFERVPASVDFGSGLHQVTVPKQSTPAVSRSSYHGGHGRVNRVRDPNDAGKTAEDSMIHSAKKIEEEPVEETSDPSDIQEQRARRRELAKQRVLQLHKEEEERTREQKAKAFAKLEELNRRTQVGETVNKKVETTESSGDIYGEQEKLCTLGGTMLVVSDSNVTALESSIGQSGESVEVTKKLPVEPPQQLEPNPSHCQSLNMKDPHNVRKLGMQLNDGGISKHNRTGYKQKQNKSLAKSSHEKSVANTACEAPEYLVNVPTNFTSSEVASSEIQSGDESNVLNTSSTVAEPSIHQRRKINSSKNKHKLDETPVFPVLSPVLSVCSPGNPSIEDVESKASWSNLNSSAVTVAYLDIEDKASKAFSSLPNEEGHSRITNQSKRQPFRRTLRSQLPNKFMDVHQSTDTAVWAPVRTQNKAKSGIEVDKKSILEMDNATNSDNMAQSNSKGKRAEMERYVPKPVAMELAQQGNTPHMPSAVNMLKSDEVPGILQFGSFGSVSQPVGFVESKVETKEGDEKHKIHKKENVTWRQRGSTDSAHMKGVNLGPALISEPSMDVPKSTEHQFINSVTNSANADTSDSHSISFNATTAAMSTIHAVKDHGPTVRGKRHLPLVPRSTGNNLDLGDILCNETDGSDTLPAADVDQSDRTIFSKDSRSRGNQPLSHWKPKLNTKFANNLHGNKTTGIESVTMEMTGASKKDHASQQTVQVLPQNDKQSRSSYRPQPGQSVSESDAVEESIVGNQQKLDRENKPSLTKEPPFSLNQDPINSTESAPSANTDVQHEHNISTGSRRIGKQNSRTMRGHESRGDWASGQENRPTQAHRFRERQRRNAHFEYQPVGPHKSGEPELLDGPADGASNVRLINQERGQNHPKR; the protein is encoded by the exons ATGAATTCAAGTATGTTGGCTGGAGAACGAAG GTGGGCTTCTGCAAGACGGGGTGGAATGACAGTTTTAGGGAAAGTTGCTGTTCCAAAACCCTTGAATTTACCAAGCCAAAG GTTAGAGAACCATGGTCTTGACCCGAATTTCGAAATAGTTCCCAA GGGTACCCTTAGCTGGGGTAGTCGTGTATCTTCCTCTGGATCAAATGCATGGCTCTCTTCTGCGCAGAATACTGATCGCGGAAATGCTGCACACAGTCATGTCAGTGGTCGCCCTTCATCTAGTGGAAGTGGAACTCGACCTTCAACTTCTGAAAGTGACCGAATGAATGTACCTGTTTCCAATGCATGGGGTTCAAATTCTAGACCTTCGACGGCTTCTGGCTCATTGACATCAAACCAGACATCGCTGCGCCCCAAAAGTGCAGAAACCAGACCTAACAGCTCGCAGGTTTCAAGATTTTCGGAGCCTGTGTCTGAAAGTTCAACTGCAGGGGGTGCAAGTGGTGTCGGAGAAAGATTG GGTGTAAAATCCTACCAGGAAGATGGATTCTCCCTGAGTTCTGGAGATTTTCCGACTCTTGGTTCTGAGAAAGAAAATTCTTTGATGAATACAAAATCACAAG AGAATTGCCGTCCTAGCTCAGCTTCTGAGACAACAGCTAGGGCAAAAGAAGAGGATGCAAAATTTCAGTCCG ATGGCCAACGTGGAACTGTGAATATGTTGACTGATGGTCCTCGGACTGCTGAAGATGGCATCTTCCCTAGAATGGAAAATTGGCAAGGGGAGCCCCAGCAGTATTTCAACACCAATATTCCTTCTCAACACTTTGATGCTTGGCATGGTCCTTCTTTTAACGGCCCAGCTGGTCCTTGGTATAGGGGTCGTCCTCCAGGACCTGCATTTGGAGGTCATGTTGCTCCTGGTGGCTTTCCGATGGAGCCATTTCCTTACTATCCTCCTCAGATTTCACATCCGGCTGTAGGTGGTGTGCAGTCGGTTCCACCAGCAGGGTCTGGTCCTAGAGGAACCCATCCCAGAAATGGAGATTTATTCAGGCCACCAATGCCTGATACCTATGCACGGCCAGTTATACCATATAGGCCTGGATTCTACCGAGGCCCCCCTGTTCCACCAGTCCAAATGACATTTGAGGGTTATTATGGACCGCCAAGGGGCTATTGCAGCAACGAACGGGAAATCCCATTTATGACGGCAAGGCCCCCTTCATATAATGGTTTTCAAGCAATGGGTACTCATGATCCTAATTTCCATGGTGGCTCTATTGGACATGGTCCTTCTGGGAAAACATTGCCAATACAAATGGAAGCTGATCACCAATCACAGCAAATAGTTCCCTCGAAGAACCATAATGACTGGTATCGGAaggatgaagaagaaaattgggATCGGGATATACATCCTAATGTTTTGTATTCTGGAAAAGGTAGCCTTCCCACAATGACATCCCAGAATAATGAGTGGGGAGCTGAGGAGGTACCAATTGACTACTCTGCCCGCAATTATGAACATCAAGGACATTCATCAGGCAGTGTCAGAGTGAGGTCCATTGAGAGCAGCATGGGCAGTGCAAAATTGATTAATGATAATTTAACAAATGAATCACCAAATGTGGCTTCTTTTCCGACAGAAGGGTGTCAGATATCTCTTGCTAATGAGATAAATCCATCTTTACAAGGGGAAACAAAAGATTCAGTACTGATGCAGAAACTTGAAGTTCTAAATTCAAAGTTTCGTGGTTCTTCTGATGGACAGTCTGATGCCCCTGATGTGTTCAACAGGGAGGAGCGTAGGAGTCGGTTTCAAGTTGAAAAGAAGACGAATAATTGTTCTGTTGAAGTTACTAATGCTGCTGGATCTTTTGAAAGGGTTCCTGCATCTGTAGATTTTGGCTCTGGCCTTCATCAAGTGACTGTTCCGAAGCAGTCAACCCCTGCTGTATCTAG GAGCTCATACCATGGTGGGCATGGTAGAGTTAATCGTGTACGTGACCCTAATGATGCTGGAAAGACTGCCGAAGATTCTATGATACATTCTGCAAAGAAGATTGAAGAGGAACCTGTTGAGGAAACATCTGACCCATCTGATATCCAAGAACAG CGTGCCAGGAGAAGAGAATTGGCAAAGCAACGTGTGCTGCAATTACACAAGGAAGAGGAAGAACGCACAAGAGAGCAGAAGGCCAAGGCTTTTGCTAAATTAGAAGAACTGAATCGTCGAACCCAAGTAGGTGAAACTGTGAACAAAAAGGTTGAGACAACTGAGTCCTCTGGTGACATCTATGGGGAGCAAGAGAAATTGTGCACCCTTGGGGGAACAATGTTGGTTGTCTCTGATTCTAATGTTACTGCTCTGGAGAGCAGTATCGGTCAGTCTGGGGAATCTGTGGAAGTGACCAAAAAATTGCCTGTCGAGCCACCGCAACAACTGGAACCTAATCCGTCACATTGTCAATCTTTGAATATGAAAGATCCACACAATGTTAGAAAATTAGGCATGCAATTGAATGATGGAGGCATCTCTAAACACAATAGAACAGGCTATAAACAAAAGCAGAATAAATCATTGGCGAAGAGTTCACATGAAAAATCTGTTGCAAATACTGCATGTGAGGCACCAGAATATCTTGTGAACGTTCCTACTAATTTTACTTCAAGTGAGGTTGCTTCAAGTGAAATTCAATCAGGTGACGAGTCAAACGTGCTCAATACCTCCAGTACTGTGGCTGAGCCTTCCATCCATCAGAGAAGGAAAATTAATAGCAGTAAAAATAAGCACAAATTGGATGAGACCCCTGTTTTTCCTGTTTTATCACCAGTTCTTTCAGTATGTAGTCCTGGAAATCCGTCTATTGAAGATGTTGAGTCCAAGGCTTCTTGGTCAAACCTGAACAGCTCGGCAGTAACAGTGGCTTATCTCGATATAGAAGACAAGGCTTCCAAGGCGTTCTCTTCTTTACCTAATGAAGAAGGTCACAGCAGAATCACGAATCAGTCGAAACGTCAGCCTTTTCGAAGAACTTTAAGAAGTCAACTGCCCAATAAGTTTATGGACGTTCATCAAAGTACTGATACTGCTGTTTGGGCCCCTGTGCGCACGCAGAACAAAGCCAAGAGTGGAATTGAAGTTGACAAAAAATCTATTCTGGAAATGGACAATGCCACAAACAGTGACAATATGGCACAGAGTAATTCAAAAGGAAAGAGGGCTGAAATGGAGAGATATGTTCCGAAGCCTGTGGCTATGGAACTGGCTCAGCAGGGAAACACTCCACATATGCCTTCTGCAGTAAACATGCTTAAATCTGATGAGGTTCCTGGGATTTTACAGTTTGGATCATTCGGCTCTGTAAGTCAACCTGTGGGCTTCGTCGAGTCTAAAGTAGAGACGAAGGAGGGGGATGAAAAGCATAAGATTCATAAAAAGGAGAATGTAACATGGCGGCAACGGGGTTCAACAGATTCAGCCCATATGAAAGGTGTGAATCTTGGTCCTGCTCTGATATCTGAACCTTCCATGGACGTCCCAAAATCTACAGAACATCAATTCATAAATTCTGTGACTAATTCAGCAAATGCTGATACTTCTGATAGCCATAGCATTTCCTTTAACGCAACCACAGCTGCAATGAGCACAATTCATGCCGTGAAAGATCATGGGCCAACAGTCCGAGGAAAAAGGCACCTACCTTTGGTTCCTCGAAGCACAGGAAATAATCTTGATCTTGGGGATATCCTTTGTAATGAAACTGATGGAAGTGACACCCTGCCTGCTGCTGATGTGGACCAGTCAGATAGGACTATCTTTTCAAAGGATAGTCGGAGTCGTGGAAATCAGCCTTTGTCTCATTGGAAGCCCAAGTTGAACACAAAATTTGCAAATAATTTGCATGGGAACAAAACTACTGGAATTGAAAGTGTGACAATGGAAATGACTGGGGCCTCGAAGAAGGATCATGCATCTCAACAAACAGTGCAAGTTTTACCTCAAAATGATAAGCAAAGCCGCAGTTCATATCGACCTCAGCCTGGTCAATCTGTATCTGAATCTGATGCGGTTGAGGAGTCAATTGTAGGCAATCAGCAAAAGCTCGATAGAGAAAATAAGCCTTCCTTAACAAAAGAGCCTCCCTTTTCACTGAACCAAGATCCCATCAACTCCACTGAATCAGCTCCTTCTGCAAACACAGATGTTCAGCATGAGCACAATATCTCAACAGGCTCGAGGAGAATTGGCAAACAAAACTCCCGAACTATGAGAGGCCATGAATCACGTGGAGATTGGGCTTCGGGCCAAGAAAATAGGCCAACTCAAGCACATAGATTTCGGGAAAGGCAGAGGCGGAATGCTCACTTTGAATACCAGCCAGTCGGACCACACAAGAGTGGCGAACCCGAATTGCTGGATGGACCTGCAGATGGAGCTAGTAATGTGCGCTTAATAAACCAGGAAAGGGGCCAGAATCACCCCAAACGCTGA